A stretch of Henckelia pumila isolate YLH828 chromosome 4, ASM3356847v2, whole genome shotgun sequence DNA encodes these proteins:
- the LOC140894598 gene encoding malonyl-coenzyme:anthocyanin 5-O-glucoside-6'''-O-malonyltransferase-like, giving the protein MFFDFPISKSFFVESIVPKLKESLLQTLKHFMPLSGIIVHPLDSSRPYSRFVVGDSVSLTIAECMKDFNHLTGNHPRVADELYACVPNLPPATHSTDVVVFPVLAVQVTLFPDHGICLGFSNHHAIGDSSSIVPFMKAWASVNRFGIEDLAFVLICLVSFCFLSLAPLVILEKIYATRDLWYSSRFLVPLKCVPYTYNEVIKGVGIGWKCCV; this is encoded by the exons ATGTTCTTCGATTTCCCCATCTCCAAGTCTTTTTTCGTGGAATCCATCGTCCCCAAACTCAAGGAATCGTTGCTCCAGACGCTCAAGCATTTCATGCCACTTTCTGGGATTATCGTCCATCCTCTGGATTCCAGCAGGCCCTATTCGAGATTCGTGGTGGGAGACTCTGTGTCGCTTACCATAGCCGAATGCATGAAAGACTTCAATCACCTCACCGGGAACCACCCTCGAGTTGCCGATGAGTTGTACGCCTGTGTTCCGAATCTCCCGCCGGCTACTCATTCGACGGATGTTGTGGTTTTCCCTGTGTTAGCTGTGCAGGTGACACTGTTCCCAGACCATGGAATCTGCCTGGGTTTCTCCAATCACCACGCCATCGGAGACTCCAGCTCGATTGTTCCTTTCATGAAAGCCTGGGCTTCGGTCAACAGATTCGGAATTGAGGATTTGgcctttgttttgatttgtttagtatcattttgtttcttgagtttaG CTCCTCTTGTCATCCTGGAAAAGATCTACGCTACCAGGGATCTCTGGTATTCTAGCAGGTTCCTTGTACCTCTCAAATGTGTTCCATACACGTATAATGAAG TGATTAAAGGTGTTGGAATTGGTTGGAAATGCTGTGTGTGA